In the genome of Sphingomonas naphthae, one region contains:
- the rpsU gene encoding 30S ribosomal protein S21 has protein sequence MQIIVRDNNVDQALRALKKKLQREGVYREMKLRRHYEKPSEKRARERAAAVRRARKLERKRAERDGAR, from the coding sequence ATGCAGATCATCGTTCGCGACAATAATGTCGATCAGGCCCTTCGCGCGCTCAAGAAGAAGCTGCAGCGCGAGGGCGTGTATCGCGAGATGAAGCTGCGTCGCCATTACGAGAAGCCCTCGGAGAAGCGCGCTCGTGAGCGGGCTGCCGCCGTGCGCCGCGCCCGCAAGCTGGAGCGCAAGCGGGCGGAGCGTGACGGCGCCCGGTAA